One Brassica napus cultivar Da-Ae chromosome C4, Da-Ae, whole genome shotgun sequence genomic region harbors:
- the LOC106432330 gene encoding vesicle transport v-SNARE 11, with protein MSEVFNGYERQYCDLSANLSKKCSSAIALDGEQKKQKLSEIRSGLDNAEALIRKMDVEARSLPPSIRTSLLVKLREFKSDLNNFKSEVKRITSANLNAAARDELLEAGLADTKTASADQRARLMMSTDRLGRTTDRIKDSRRMMIETEELGVSVLQDLHSQRQSLLRTGDTLSGVDENVGKSKKILTGMTRRMNRNKWTIGAIITALVAAIILILYFKLTK; from the exons ATGAGTGAAGTGTTTAACGGGTACGAGCGCCAATACTGCGACCTCTCCGCCAATCTTTCCAAGAAATGCTCCTCTGCTATTGCCCTTGACGGAG AACAAAAGAAGCAGAAGCTCTCTGAGATAAGATCTGGCCTCGATAATGCTGAAGCTTTG ATTAGGAAAATGGATGTTGAGGCCAGGAGCCTTCCTCCGAGCATTAGGACCAGCCTCCTTGTTAAACTAAGAGAGTTCAAGTCCGATCTCAACAACTTCAAAAGCGAAGTCAAGAGGATCACATCTGCTAACTTGAACGCTGCTGCTCGCGACGAGTTGCTTGAAGCTGGTCTGGCTGACACAAAGACG GCTTCAGCTGATCAAAGGGCGAGATTGATGATGTCAACTGATCGATTGGGTCGAACCACTGACAGAATCAAGGACAGTCGAAGGATGATGATTGAGACTGAAGAGCTTGGCGTTTCTGTCCTCCAAGACTTGCACAGTCAGAGACAGTCTCTCCTTCGCACTGGCGACACG CTTAGTGGAGTAGACGAAAATGTCGGAAAGAGCAAGAAGATCTTGACGGGCATGACCAGGAGGATGAACAGGAACAAATGGACCATTGGAGCCATTATCACCGCTTTGGTCGCGGCTATTATCCTCATCTTGTACTTCAAACTCACCAAGTAA